A window from Kovacikia minuta CCNUW1 encodes these proteins:
- a CDS encoding LysM peptidoglycan-binding domain-containing M23 family metallopeptidase gives MNRSRWLPLFCLLVWSVFPIGRTAAEPLLVAQSSCQAPVLSRLIRHKIAAGETLDGIAQRYNLIPATLMGLNPQLRGGKAPVGAEILVPPYNGIRVELQSNQTWRDIAKRYNVRPAVLFEVNGCQPAPKVVFVPGVNWSPVEASGQKAPTAQTTRILSGFPLPAKPSQSAILLGYGWGVQPNTGRVGFHSGVDLVAATGTPVLAAGDGTVAFAGNQGAYGRLVVINHQEGLQTRYAQLGSIKVKVGQRVRKGQTIATVGSSGIPSSKQPHLHFEVRSRSNLGWVAQSPEPYLLQGITRPNQAKK, from the coding sequence ATGAACCGATCGCGCTGGTTGCCTCTATTTTGCTTACTGGTTTGGAGCGTTTTCCCGATCGGGAGAACGGCAGCCGAACCCTTGCTGGTTGCCCAATCGAGCTGCCAGGCACCGGTTCTTTCTCGCTTAATTCGGCATAAAATTGCCGCTGGTGAAACCCTGGATGGAATTGCCCAGCGCTACAACCTGATCCCGGCAACATTGATGGGGTTGAACCCGCAATTGCGGGGTGGTAAAGCTCCGGTTGGGGCTGAGATTTTGGTTCCGCCCTACAATGGCATCCGGGTCGAACTCCAGTCCAACCAGACCTGGCGAGATATTGCCAAGCGCTATAACGTGAGACCGGCTGTTTTGTTTGAGGTTAACGGTTGCCAGCCTGCCCCAAAGGTCGTTTTTGTGCCTGGGGTCAACTGGTCTCCGGTCGAGGCCTCTGGACAGAAAGCCCCAACTGCTCAAACCACCCGGATTCTATCTGGCTTCCCACTGCCCGCCAAGCCATCTCAATCTGCAATTTTGCTGGGATACGGTTGGGGAGTGCAACCAAACACAGGTCGGGTGGGGTTTCACAGCGGCGTGGATCTGGTGGCGGCAACTGGCACGCCGGTCCTGGCAGCGGGGGATGGCACCGTTGCCTTTGCGGGCAATCAGGGTGCCTATGGCAGACTAGTGGTGATTAACCATCAGGAAGGCTTACAGACCCGTTATGCCCAATTGGGCAGCATTAAGGTCAAAGTTGGACAGCGCGTGCGGAAGGGGCAGACGATCGCCACCGTTGGCAGTAGCGGCATACCCAGTTCTAAACAGCCCCATCTGCATTTTGAGGTGCGATCGCGCTCCAATCTCGGTTGGGTTGCCCAAAGCCCTGAACCCTACCTGTTGCAAGGAATCACGAGACCCAATCAGGCGAAGAAGTAA
- a CDS encoding nuclear transport factor 2 family protein: MTKSNQVKREGDREIRVRRIRKDSQCSVSVEADNKALIRRFYAELNQGNLDIINELISPDYVGHFPEFELHGTPNLIPI, encoded by the coding sequence ATGACAAAATCGAATCAGGTGAAGAGGGAGGGCGATCGCGAGATCCGGGTAAGGAGAATAAGGAAAGACTCGCAATGTTCAGTGTCAGTAGAAGCCGATAATAAGGCTCTCATTCGTCGCTTTTATGCCGAACTCAACCAGGGAAATCTAGATATTATCAATGAGTTGATTTCACCGGATTATGTTGGTCATTTTCCTGAGTTTGAGTTGCACGGTACTCCAAACCTCATACCGATTTAA
- the priA gene encoding primosomal protein N': MSTRLSDSWIPVLAEAGLAADGMNRSPTRWVDVLVDCPGTQGLFTYRVPVGSRVQPGDILSVPFGTQQVGAIAIRLQDSPPPNLEVTQLREIDAVIHPGFFPPTYWTLLNRTADYYLTPLMQVVRVALPPGLLARSQRRIRLIKRDEGGGMGDGEEILSSLIPHPSSLSLPAQHLLTLLQSSKTGDYSWQHLQRQVKVAHRGLQELLQAGWVESYLEPPTPPRPKQRQAVTLIPAPLLPDLTPRQQEVLNVLKRQGGEVWLADLLQLCHTSTATLKALATKGCLVIQSREVLRTETGAIVAADAPKSLTADQANALAQIKQLKGFTQVLLHGVTGSGKTEVYLQAIAPILQRGQSALVLVPEIGLTPQLTDRFQARFGSRVCVYHSALSEGERYDTWRQTLSGEPQVIIGTRSAIFAPLPNLGLIVLDEEHDSSFKQDQPAPCYHARTVAHWRAELENCPLVLGSATPSLESWVTIRDEGGGMRDERERIKDKGERIKNKPETSSLSSFIPHPSSVLYLSLPGRVHARPLPPIEVVDMRRELHQGNRSIFSRSLQSALQALGDRGQQGILFIHRRGHSTFVSCRSCGYVVTCPNCDVSLAYHHIHADANPLLRCHYCNYPQLLPKACPSCDSAYFKQFGSGTQRVVQELVNQLPHLRVLRFDSDTTRAKGSHRALLTQFAAGEADLLVGTQMLTKGIDLPQVALVGVVAADGLLHHE, from the coding sequence ATGTCTACCCGACTTTCTGATTCATGGATTCCCGTGCTGGCTGAAGCGGGTTTGGCAGCGGATGGAATGAATCGATCGCCCACCCGGTGGGTGGATGTGCTGGTTGATTGCCCAGGGACGCAAGGGCTGTTTACCTACCGCGTTCCGGTTGGCTCCAGAGTGCAACCCGGAGATATTTTGAGTGTTCCGTTTGGGACGCAGCAGGTGGGAGCGATCGCCATTCGCCTTCAGGACTCTCCACCCCCCAATCTGGAGGTCACCCAACTGCGTGAAATTGATGCTGTCATCCATCCAGGGTTCTTTCCGCCAACCTACTGGACCTTACTTAACCGCACAGCAGATTATTACCTTACCCCGCTGATGCAGGTCGTGCGGGTTGCCCTTCCCCCAGGGTTGCTGGCCCGATCACAGCGACGGATTCGGCTGATCAAAAGGGATGAGGGCGGAGGGATGGGGGATGGGGAAGAGATACTTTCATCCCTCATCCCCCATCCTTCATCCCTTTCCTTGCCTGCTCAACACCTCCTTACCCTGCTCCAATCCAGCAAAACAGGGGACTATAGCTGGCAACATCTGCAACGGCAGGTAAAGGTTGCCCACCGGGGGTTGCAGGAATTACTGCAGGCGGGTTGGGTCGAAAGCTACCTGGAACCCCCCACTCCACCCCGGCCGAAGCAGCGGCAGGCAGTTACCCTGATCCCCGCTCCGCTGTTGCCAGATTTGACCCCTCGCCAGCAGGAAGTGCTAAATGTATTGAAGCGGCAGGGTGGCGAAGTTTGGTTGGCGGATTTGCTCCAGCTTTGCCATACCAGCACAGCAACCCTCAAGGCCCTGGCAACTAAGGGCTGTCTGGTGATCCAGTCGCGGGAGGTGTTGCGAACTGAAACGGGGGCGATCGTCGCCGCAGATGCGCCCAAATCGCTGACTGCTGATCAGGCAAATGCGCTGGCTCAAATCAAGCAATTGAAGGGGTTTACTCAGGTCCTTTTGCACGGTGTCACAGGCTCCGGTAAAACGGAGGTATACCTGCAAGCGATCGCCCCAATTTTGCAGCGAGGGCAATCTGCCCTGGTGCTGGTACCTGAAATTGGGTTGACGCCCCAACTCACCGATCGCTTTCAGGCGCGGTTTGGCAGTCGGGTTTGTGTGTATCACAGTGCCCTCTCAGAAGGGGAACGCTACGATACCTGGCGGCAAACCCTGAGCGGAGAACCCCAGGTGATTATTGGCACCCGCTCGGCAATTTTTGCTCCCTTACCCAACCTGGGGTTAATCGTTTTAGACGAAGAACACGATTCTAGTTTCAAGCAAGATCAACCCGCTCCCTGCTACCATGCCCGCACGGTTGCCCACTGGCGGGCTGAACTGGAAAACTGCCCTCTGGTGCTGGGATCAGCAACGCCCTCGCTGGAGAGTTGGGTAACCATCAGGGATGAGGGCGGAGGGATGAGGGATGAAAGGGAAAGGATAAAGGATAAAGGCGAAAGGATAAAAAACAAGCCGGAAACTTCCAGTCTTTCATCCTTCATCCCCCATCCTTCATCCGTGCTTTACCTCTCTCTCCCTGGCCGCGTTCATGCCCGTCCGTTACCGCCGATCGAGGTGGTGGATATGCGCCGGGAACTGCACCAGGGGAATCGCTCCATTTTTAGTCGATCGCTGCAATCGGCACTGCAAGCCTTGGGCGATCGGGGACAACAGGGAATTTTATTTATCCATCGGCGGGGACATAGCACCTTTGTCTCTTGCCGCAGTTGTGGTTATGTCGTCACCTGCCCCAATTGCGATGTTTCCCTGGCATACCACCACATCCATGCCGATGCCAATCCTCTGTTGCGCTGCCACTACTGCAATTACCCCCAACTTCTGCCTAAAGCCTGTCCCTCCTGTGACTCCGCCTATTTCAAGCAATTTGGTAGCGGCACCCAGAGGGTCGTTCAGGAACTCGTCAACCAGCTCCCCCACCTGCGTGTGCTGCGATTCGATAGTGACACGACCCGTGCCAAAGGTTCCCATCGGGCATTGTTGACCCAGTTTGCAGCGGGAGAAGCCGATTTGCTGGTGGGCACCCAGATGCTGACGAAGGGAATTGACCTGCCCCAGGTAGCACTGGTGGGGGTTGTTGCCGCCGATGGGCTGCTCCACCATGAGTGA
- a CDS encoding HhoA/HhoB/HtrA family serine endopeptidase translates to MNLSLKQLATYASLLVIGSGVGLLGGQYLLKPQRSSENLSTFPTVVKPLSNPAEQSSATAAAAPNNSNFIAAAVERVGPAVVRIDAARKIVNDVPDAFQNPIFRKFFGGELPVPKERVERGTGSGFILSGDGRLLTNAHVVAGTNRVEVTLKDGRTFEGEVLGSDSVTDVAVVKINAKGLPSVQLGRSDNLIPGQWAIAIGNPLGLDNTVTAGIISATGRSSSQVGVPDKRVSFIQTDAAINPGNSGGPLLNDRGEVIGINTAIRADAQGLGFAIPIETAKRVAEQLFAKGKVEHPYLGVQMVDLTPALRKEINQDTDANLKVNQDQGVLVVRVFDSSPADKAGIQQGDIIQKINGKQVRTSSDVQLRVESSSIGAPLQLEVNRNGQVLAVQVKPAPYPANANS, encoded by the coding sequence ATGAATTTATCGTTGAAGCAGTTAGCAACCTATGCCTCGTTATTGGTAATTGGAAGTGGCGTGGGGTTGCTGGGAGGGCAATATTTGCTCAAACCACAGCGCTCTTCCGAGAACCTTTCCACGTTTCCAACGGTGGTTAAACCCTTGTCCAATCCAGCGGAGCAATCCTCAGCAACAGCGGCAGCGGCTCCCAATAATTCTAATTTTATTGCGGCGGCAGTGGAACGGGTGGGTCCTGCTGTGGTGCGGATTGATGCAGCCCGCAAGATTGTCAATGATGTTCCAGATGCGTTTCAAAACCCTATCTTTAGGAAGTTCTTTGGTGGAGAGTTACCCGTCCCCAAAGAGCGGGTAGAGCGGGGAACGGGTTCAGGATTTATCTTGAGTGGAGACGGACGGCTGTTAACTAATGCCCACGTGGTTGCAGGAACCAATCGGGTTGAGGTGACGCTGAAAGATGGGCGTACCTTTGAAGGGGAGGTGCTTGGCTCGGATTCCGTTACGGATGTGGCAGTGGTCAAAATTAATGCCAAAGGGTTGCCCTCGGTTCAATTGGGTCGGTCAGATAATTTGATTCCAGGGCAATGGGCGATCGCGATCGGGAATCCCCTCGGGTTAGATAATACGGTAACAGCTGGAATCATCAGTGCTACGGGGCGTTCCAGCTCTCAAGTTGGGGTTCCTGACAAGCGGGTCAGTTTCATTCAAACCGATGCCGCGATTAATCCGGGTAATTCTGGTGGACCCCTGCTCAACGATCGGGGCGAAGTTATTGGGATCAATACGGCAATTCGGGCCGATGCTCAGGGGTTGGGCTTTGCGATTCCGATCGAAACTGCAAAACGGGTGGCAGAGCAGCTATTCGCCAAAGGGAAAGTGGAACATCCTTACCTGGGTGTGCAAATGGTGGATCTGACCCCTGCCCTGCGGAAGGAAATTAATCAGGATACCGACGCCAATTTGAAGGTTAACCAGGATCAGGGCGTTTTAGTTGTGCGGGTCTTTGATAGTTCGCCCGCAGATAAAGCAGGGATTCAGCAGGGGGATATTATCCAGAAGATTAACGGTAAACAGGTCAGAACTTCATCGGACGTGCAGTTGCGAGTCGAGTCCAGTTCGATTGGTGCGCCACTCCAGCTAGAAGTAAACCGCAACGGGCAGGTTCTAGCCGTCCAGGTGAAACCTGCACCCTATCCAGCTAATGCCAATAGCTAG